A single Acidobacteriaceae bacterium DNA region contains:
- a CDS encoding thioredoxin family protein has protein sequence MYRRLVGNGMRIVAVGAVLGLGSLMAAAQSAPIPRAHIYPDVQAAHSDIQAALAKARAEHKRVLLDFGGDWCGDCQVLNYYMHQSPNKELLDKYYVLVDVNIGHIDQNIDIGDKYGVVLKKGVPAMSVLRPDGTVVYGQKNGEFENMRNMQSSDLTTFLEAWKPR, from the coding sequence ATGTACAGGAGATTGGTCGGAAACGGGATGCGGATTGTTGCCGTCGGGGCGGTGCTGGGGTTGGGATCGTTGATGGCCGCGGCGCAGTCGGCGCCGATTCCACGCGCGCATATCTATCCGGATGTGCAGGCTGCTCACTCAGACATCCAGGCAGCCCTGGCGAAGGCGCGCGCAGAGCATAAGCGCGTACTGCTGGATTTTGGCGGGGATTGGTGCGGCGACTGCCAGGTGCTGAATTACTACATGCACCAGAGTCCGAACAAGGAGTTGCTGGACAAGTATTACGTGCTGGTTGATGTCAATATCGGACACATCGACCAAAACATTGATATTGGCGATAAGTATGGTGTGGTGTTGAAGAAGGGCGTGCCGGCGATGAGCGTGCTGCGGCCGGATGGAACAGTGGTGTATGGGCAGAAGAACGGCGAGTTTGAAAACATGCGCAACATGCAGAGCTCGGATTTGACGACGTTCCTTGAAGCATGGAAGCCGCGTTAA